The Salvelinus namaycush isolate Seneca chromosome 11, SaNama_1.0, whole genome shotgun sequence DNA window CGTTTTGGAtgaaaacatctgctaaatggcattatCATATCCTAATTAGGAAAGTGCTATAACGAGTAATTTACCTTTGAGAAGAGTTATAACTCTTTCGCTTTGAAGGATATCaaagtatatacactgagtgtacagaacattaggaacaccttcctaatattgagttgcacccccttttgccctcagaacagcctcaactcaTTGGGCATTgaccacaaggtgtcgaaagcgttccactgggatgctggctcatgttgactccaatacttccaaaagtagtgtcaagttggctggatgtcctttggatggtgtgccattcttgatacacacaggaaactgttgagcgtgaaaaacccagcagagttgcagttcttgacacactcgaactggtgcgcctggcacctactaccataccccgttcaaaagcacttaaatattttgtcttgcccattcaccctctgaatggcaaacatacccatccatgtctcaaggcttgaacatatttctttaacctgtctcctcctcttcatctacactgattgaagtggatttaacaggtgacatcaataagggatcatagctttcaactggattcacctggtcagtctatgtcatggaaagagcaggtgttcctaatattttgtgcACTGTAGTTTTGTACATTTGGTTAACATGGTGCAAATAGAATAATATTTGACTCAATAATCAGTATTGATAATCACAGCATATTGTATCACAGGGTCTGAATGACCCTCTCCCCATAAAAGTCAGCATGTCAAAGCAGCTGAATGTTGTGACAGCGAGAGCAATCTCATTCTTTACCTGGAGATTGGCATTAAAATGACTCACATAGTAAATCCTGAATATATTGTATGGAACAAAGCATACTATAATGGCCAGCATAAAGAAAATACTTTTGATTTGAGCCCAAAACTCCTGTTGCGAGAAGATCATCGCCCTGTGAGTTCTGTACACACACCACAGAATACACATCTGACAACAGGCCAGAGCTAATGTAAGTATGATGATGAGAGCACTGAGGATGTAGTTCAGCACAGCCACAGCATGTTTCTCATCAAAAATCCCTCCAAAGTTAAAGCACTGATTGTCACTGGTGGTTGTGTTACTGTCTATAGATGATCCATATTTCACAGCAGTTAAAGGGACCACCACAATGAGAATGAGGCCCCAGACAGCAGCACTGGCCCCTAGGGCATGTAGCCTCCTGTAGAACACCTGCTTAGAACTCCTGAAGAAGTCGAGATAGCGGATCACCAGAATTATCACGTAGAAGATGAAGGCTAGGTACATGTGAGCGAGGATCATGGCACTGACCACCTTGCAGAAGTTAGGACCGAGATGCCACTCGCCGGCCGCGTAGAAGTAGAGGCGGAAGGGCACGGTCAGAAGAAAGAGGATGTGGACCATGATCAGGTTCAACACGGCTGTGGTGGTCACCGAGCAGGCGTTGGACTTGATGTTGTTGATCATGAGGGACATGCTGATGATCCCTCCAATAAGCACAATAGTGTATATTGACAGCAATGCATATCTGTATGATTTAGGTATGACATTGTCATCTATGTTGTCGCAAGATGTATTGCTCTCATTCCCCATCTTCTCGTCTTGGGGCTCTGAAATGCTAAATAAGGAGTAAGTTTGAAGTAAGACATTTAACACTATTATTTAGATACATAGAGTATCCTTATAAATTCACTGTTTGGTTAGTTAGGTGGTCGTcttaccttagttgaatgcaccaACTGtgagtggctctggataagatcgtctgctaaatgaccaaaatgtgaaTGTAGATGTAAATGTAGAAGATAAGAGGCTGTGGAAGTAAAAGTGTGTCAATAGTACAGTATGGAAATACTGTAGTAGGCAACTGTATAGAAAATGGACATTGATCTATCATACCCATAGAATCTGTACATAGCTAAACAGCACTGACAAATAACAGTCATGATCTAAGTCGTCTGAAAAGCTCAATAAAGAGATCTGGCAAAGGGAATACATGAGAATATAATAAAACAGATAAGATCTGAATAAACAGAAACACAAATTCAGCTGACCCTCTTCTGAAGCAACACATGAGAGAAACACATAGTCGTACCTTTGACATAACATAAGGTTGTCCGTTTCAGAGTACTCACTGGCTGCACACACACCTTAGAACTGGCCTCTCCAGTAGTCATTGGTATGCAAATACGACCTGTTAGGTGGTACTGTTGGATAATTATTGACTCCAATGACAAGAGTTTTCCTGCGTGTGGCTTGTAGCTGATAGATTTTACCAGATTTCTagtaaagtacagtaccagtcaaacgtttggacacacctactcattcaagggattttctttatttttactatattctacattgtagaatactagtgaagacatcaaaactatgaaataacacatttggaatcatgtagaaaccaaaaaaactgttaaacaaatctaaatatattttagattcttcaaagtagccacactttgccttgaaaacagctttgcacactcttggcattctctcaaccagtttcatgaggtagtcatctggagtgcatttcaactaacaggtgtgccttgttaaaagttcatttgtggaatttctttccattttaatgcgtttgagccaatcagttgtgttgtgacaaggtagggagatggtatacagaagatagccctatttggtaaaagaccaagtccatattatggcaagaacatttacatttaagtcatttagcagacgctcttatccagagcgacttacaagttggtgcattcaccttatgatatccagtggaacaaccactttacaatagtgcatctaactcttttaaggggggggggggggttagaaggattactttatcctatcctaggtattccttaaagaggtggtgtttcaggtgtttccggaaggtggtgattgactccgctgacctggcgtcgtgggggagtttgttctaccattggggtgccagagcagcgaacagttttgactgggctgagcgggagctgtacttcctcagaggtagggaggcgagcaggccagaggtggatgaacgcagtgcccttgtttgggtgtagggcctgatcagagcctgaaggtacggaggtgccgttcccctcacagctccgtaggcaagcaccatggtcttgtagcggatgcgagcttcaactggaagccagtggagagagcggaggagcagggtgacgtgagagaacttgggaaggttgaacaccagacgggctgcggcgttctggatgagttgcagggagcccagccaacagcgagttgcagtagtccagacgggagatgacaagtgcctggattaggacctgcgccgcttcctgtgtgaggcagggtcgtactctgcgaatgttgtagagcatgaacctacaggaacgggtcaccgccttgatgttagttgagaacgacagcgtgttgtccaggatcacgccaaggttcttagcactctgggaggaggacacaatggagttgtcaaccgtgatggcgagatcatggaacgggcagtccttccccgggaggaagagcagctccgtcttgccgaggttcagcttgaggtggtgatccgtcatccacactgatatgtctgccagacatgcagagatgcgattcgccacctggttatcagaagggggaaaggagaagattaattgtgtgtcgtctgcatagcaatgataggagagaccatgtgaggatatgacagagccaagtgacttggtgtatagcgagaataggagagggcctagaacagagccctgggggacaccagtggtgagagcacgtggtgcggagacagattctcgccacgccacctggtaggagcgacctgtcaggtaggacgcaatccaagcgtgggccgcgccggagatgcccaactcggagagggtggagaggaggatctgatggttcactgtatcaaaggcagccgataggtctagaaggatgagagcagaggagagagagttagctttagcagtgcggagcgcctccgtgacacagagaagagcagtctcagttgaatgactagtcttgaaacctgactgatttggatcaagaaggtcattctgagagagatagcaggagagctggccaaggacgacacgttcaagagttttggagagaaaagaaagaagggatactggtctgtagttgttgacatcggagggatcgagtgtaggttttttcagcaggggtgcaactctcgctctcttgaaggcggaagggacgtagccagcggtcaaggatgagttgatgagcgaggtgaggtaagggagaaggtctccggaaatggcctggagaagagaggaggggatagggtcaagcgggcaggttgttgggcggccggccgtcacaagacgcgagatttcatctggagagagaggggagaaagaggtcaaagcacagggtagggcagtgtgagcagaacagctcaaataagcaaagagaaacgacagtaaatcattattttaggacatggtcagtcaatacgacacatttcaagaactttgaacgtttcttcaagtgcagtcgcaaaaaccatcaagtgctatgatgaaactgtctctcatgaggaccgccacaggaaaggaaggcccagagttacctctgctgcagaggataagttcattagagttacgagcctccgattgcagcccaaataaatgcttcacagagtggtcaaattgctgcaaagaaaccactactaaaggacaccaataagaagaagagacttgcttgggccaagaaacaagagcaatggacattagaccgctggaaatctgtcctttggtctgatgagtcaaaatgtgaaatttttggttccaaccgccgtgtctttgtgagatgcagagtaggtgaacggatgatatccgcatgtgtggttcccaccgtgaagcatggaggatgaggtgtgatggtgtgggggtgctttgctggtgaccctctcagtgatttatttagaattcaaggcacacttaaccagcatggctaccacagcattctgcagcgatatgccatcccatctggtttgcgcttagcgggactatcatttgtttttcaacacgacaatgacccaaaacacacctccaggctgtgtaagtgctatttgaacaagaaagagagtgatggagtgctgcatcagatgaccaggcctccacaatcacccgacctcaacccaattgagatggtttgggatgagttggaccacagagtgaaggaaaagcagtcaacaagtgctcagcatatgtgggaactccttctagactgttggaaaagcattcctcatgaaactggttgagagaataccaagagtgtgcaaagctgtcatcaaggcaaagtgtggctactttgaagaatctaaaatatattttgatttgttgaacacttttttggttactacatgattccatatgtgttatttcatagttttgatgtattcactattattctacaatgtagaaaatagtacaaataaattaaaccgttgaatgagtaggtgtgtccatacttttgactggtactgtagatcaaTTTATCTACGGCGGAAGTGTACTCCAAATACTTCCTATTACTGACAGGCGAGACATGAAAGCAAATATTGGCTGAATATCAAAGATAGGGTTACAGTAATTCCCTTTGGGTTTATATAATGGCAATGCTAATTTACCAGTTATtgagagcaggaggaggagactCTGGCTGCAGTAAATCTGTCTGCCAGGAAGGTACCCAACATGCTATGTAGATCATGACACTGATACACTCGTCTTTATCTTAGGAGACATATTTCATAATAATTTATTAGTGCAGAATAGAGAACTGAAACAAGGAACTAAAACACCTTTCTAATCTACAGCATCACTAAATGGAAAGTCAACAAATACCCTTTAATGTTCCTCCTACTGATAAAGCATGGACTGAAGAAGCCCCAAACATTTCCTGATTCTTTTGTATTGCCTTTGTAAACCGGCTTAATTTAGCTATTGGTGGTACTGCATAAAAGTTATTTC harbors:
- the LOC120055271 gene encoding probable G-protein coupled receptor 141, which gives rise to MGNESNTSCDNIDDNVIPKSYRYALLSIYTIVLIGGIISMSLMINNIKSNACSVTTTAVLNLIMVHILFLLTVPFRLYFYAAGEWHLGPNFCKVVSAMILAHMYLAFIFYVIILVIRYLDFFRSSKQVFYRRLHALGASAAVWGLILIVVVPLTAVKYGSSIDSNTTTSDNQCFNFGGIFDEKHAVAVLNYILSALIIILTLALACCQMCILWCVYRTHRAMIFSQQEFWAQIKSIFFMLAIIVCFVPYNIFRIYYVSHFNANLQVKNEIALAVTTFSCFDMLTFMGRGSFRPCDTICCDYQY